In Helianthus annuus cultivar XRQ/B chromosome 8, HanXRQr2.0-SUNRISE, whole genome shotgun sequence, a single genomic region encodes these proteins:
- the LOC110944028 gene encoding uncharacterized protein LOC110944028 codes for MSTKENTDATITMKDNKEKKSKTADSVSIKRRKSQRTRSKSLKKYSNDATNPVCFDVEQIDDGQTLAENIAMKKKEDRKTHLKRKQTTVVIEKDAAKPVVKEDAAKEKPAVKEKEAAKETAVGKEDAAKEKPVVKEKETAKESAFVKKDAAKEKPAVKQKEAAKETAVGKEDAAKEKPVVKEKETAKESAVVKKDAAKETAVVKKKNVAREKTVVKKKDAGKEKPVEKQDAAKDKKVCEDDTRKRKQLDSQDDFESPVKQLRTSKSTPVKTAMEHKYSRKKKRNNKDEQVCEKGSGKRTEVDSQDDFQSPIKTRKRTPQKELPQRKFVEFTRNTLHMKCKSSGLLDAISSLSDEQKKAVKEMGFEALLSLKINFVPTMLGYWLVMNYDEDRQEINTGNHRIKITSKLVEECLGIPRGKITVLEKNKPRKGVGERVDEFKNQFDTTKISVIKVIDLIKESSQAGKLFNTNFLVVVNTLLGETTQSTTVNQRFIIGIENDSEIPNMNWCGYMLECLRRSKKKWKGGIDQFTGPIILLAVIFAHSYFKRHKKTSFKVETPAVKYITTELLNNLQKHFYNNGPLTDDEETDDDVEMNENPKSVESDTADKSKKNVQVSNVEEPIGDNTNEEGRNEPNDDFTTSLPSTRLSDSTFDINKFEIGTSTQKLFNYCATPLQVSGLSSYLGPDYRSNEKQWLITLENHMEKFEELKEVINQMVKEGKSKFPWNQNVQDMCKEWEAKYPLSQSTNDDTNIINLDEPSMEKVDEEGVFNKEAEVEQTMKSRHEERSLNDGGLEGVFNKEAEVEQTMKSRHEERSLNDGGLEGVFNKEAEVEQTMKSRHEERSLNDDKNKDGGLEGDNASKIVDGNEGDDGENEVAENDQPEQGTTETLLNEMVIRLQETEEQHLKDQLKVNPIEGENENKIQSILDTFPFLQVPITQESTESHTTPEQTKEKRIIKPTSAYKSPYVNRKVELGTKLSDDEQLIVDYIFSPVDEL; via the exons ATGTCTACAAAAG aaaacacAGATGCTACAATAACGATGAAGGATAACAAAGAAAAAAAGTCTAAAACCGCTGATTCTG TTTCTATAAAAAGGAGGAAAAGTCAGAGAACTCGCTCAAAATCACTTAAAAAATATAGCAATGATGCAACAAACCCTGTTTGCTTTGATGTTGAACAAATTGATGATGGACAAACATTAGCAG AAAATATAGCAATGAAAAAGAAGGAAGATAGGAAAACACATCTTAAAAGAAAACAAACAACAGTTGTGATAGAGAAGGATGCTGCAAAACCTGTTGTGAAAGAGGATGCTGCGAAAGAAAAACCTGCTGTGAAAGAGAAGGAAGCTGCCAAAGAAACTGCTGTTGGGAAAGAGGACGCTGCGAAAGAAAAACCGGTTGTTAAAGAGAAGGAAACTGCCAAAGAATCTGCTTTTGTGAAAAAGGATGCTGCGAAAGAAAAACCTGCTGTGAAACAGAAGGAAGCTGCCAAAGAAACTGCTGTTGGGAAAGAGGACGCTGCGAAAGAAAAACCGGTTGTTAAAGAGAAGGAAACTGCCAAAGAATCTGCTGTTGTGAAAAAGGATGCTGCAAAAGAAACTGCTGTTGTGAAAAAGAAGAATGTTGCAAGAGAAAAAAcagttgtgaagaagaaggacgctGGAAAAGAAAAGCCTGTTGAGAAACAAGACGCTGCAAAAGATAAAAAAGTTTGTGAAGATGACACTCGTAAAAGAAAGCAATTAGACTCACAAGACGATTTTGAGTCTCCAGTTAAACAGTTGAGAACTTCAAAATCTACACCGGTAAAAACTGCTATGGAACATAAATATAGTAGGAAAAAAAAGAGGAACAATAAAGATGAGCAAGTTTGTGAAAAGGGGAGTGGAAAAAGAACAGAAGTGGATTCTCAAGACGATTTTCAATCCCCTATTAAGACCAGAAAAAGAACACCTCAGAAAGAATTGCCACAAAGGAAATTTGTAGAATTCACTAGAAATACCCTACACATGAAATGCAAGTCATCTGGTCTATTGGATGCTATAAGTTCACTTTCGGATGAACAAAAAAAAGCTGTGAAAGAAATGGGGTTTGAAGCTTTACTTTCACTGAAGATAAATTTTGTACCAACAATGTTAGGATATTGGTTGGTAATGAACTACGATGAAGACAGGCAAGAGATCAATACTGGAAATCATCGAATAAAAATAACATCAAAGTTAGTAGAAGAATGTCTCGGAATACCAAGGGGTAAGATTACAGTGCTTGAGAAGAACAAACCTAGAAAAGGTGTTGGTGAGAGAGTTGATGAATTTAAGAATCAATTTGATACCACGAAAATCAGTGTGATAAAAGTGATTGATCTGATAAAAGAATCTTCACAAGCAGGAAAGTTATTCAACACAAACTTTCTTGTTGTGGTGAATACTTTGTTAGGAGAAACAACACAGTCAACAACAGTCAACCAAAGGTTTATAATTGGTATTGAAAACGATTCAGAAATACCAAATATGAACTGGTGTGGCTACATGCTCGAATGTTTAAGAAGATCAAAGAAAAAGTGGAAAGGAGGAATTGATCAATTCACTGGCCCAATAATATTACTTGCG GTAATATTCGCACATTCATACTTCAAGAGGCAcaaaaaaacaagttttaaagTTGAAACACCAGCAGTGAAGTATATCACAACGGAGCTACTCAACAACTTGCAAAAACATTTCTACAATAATGGCCCATTGACAGACGATGAAGAAACCGATGACGATGTAGAAATGAATGAAAATCCGAAAAGTGTTGAATCTGATACGGCAGATAAAAGCAAAAAGAATGTTCAAGTTTCAAATGTTGAAGAACCTATTGGTGATAATACAAATGAAGAAGGTCGCAATGAACCAAATGATGATTTCACAACATCAT TGCCTTCTACAAGACTGTCCGATTCAACTTTTGACATCAATAAATTTGAGATTGGAACGTCGACGCAAAAGCTTTTCAATTATTGTGCTACACCATTACAAGTATCTGGATTATCATCCTACTTAGGCCCTGATTATAGATCAAATGAAAAG CAATGGTTGATTACTCTTGAAAACCATATGGAAAAATTTGAGGAGTTAAAAGAAGTAATTAATCAAATGGTGAAGGAGGGAAAATCAAAGTTTCCATGGAATCAAAATGTACAAGACATGTGTAAGGAATGGGAAGCCAAATATCCGTTGAGTCAAAGTACAAATGATGATACTAACATCATCAATTTGGATGAACCATCAATGGAAAAAGTTGATGAAGAAG GTGTCTTCAACAAAGAAGCAGAGGTTGAACAAACAATGAAATCACGTCATGAAGAAAGAAGTCTAAATGATGGTGGGCTAGAAG GTGTCTTCAACAAAGAAGCAGAGGTTGAACAAACAATGAAATCACGTCATGAAGAAAGAAGTCTAAATGATGGTGGGCTAGAAG GTGTCTTCAACAAAGAAGCAGAGGTTGAACAAACAATGAAATCACGTCATGAAGAAAGAAGTTTAAATGATGATAAGAATAAAGATGGTGGGCTAGAAG GTGATAATGCTTCAAAAATAGTTGATGGTAATGAAGGTGATGATGGTGAGAATGAAGTTGCTGAAAACGATCAACCAGAACAAGGGACAACGGAAACATTACTAAATGAAATGGTGATTAGATTGCAAGAAACAGAAGAACAACATTTAAAGGATCAGTTGAAAGTAAATCCTATTGAAGGTGAAAACGAAAACAAAATACAGTCAATTCTCGACACATTTCCATTTCTTCAAGTACCCATCACCCAAGAATCAACTGAAAGCCACACTACCCCTGAACAAACAAAAGAAAAGAGAATAATTAAGCCAACTTCTGCATATAAATCACCTTACGTTAACCGGAAAGTTGAACTTGGAACAAAGCTGAGTGATGATGAACAATTGATAGTAGATTACATATTTTCTCCAGTAGATGAATTGTAA
- the LOC110939425 gene encoding uncharacterized protein LOC110939425 codes for MGKKFHDRYQGIPNMLRNALCDYLELKKIRFAKKTLRKAIIKRLEMPWRTEENYIDCGIYTMRHMETYFGEENWDCGFLSNEKFHKPQISELRKKFLTKMLLSEINTMKDDLIKHALEYEKMDDKVKAEHQKDLKEKMDQRQKDFV; via the exons ATGGGTAAAAAATTCCATGATAGATATCAAGGGATCCCTAATATGTTG AGAAATGCATTGTGTGACTACCTTGAGCTGAAGAAGATTAGATTCGCCAAAAAAACACTAAGAAAGGCAATCATCAAAAGATTGGAAATGCCATGGAGGACAGAAGAAAACTACATTGATTGTGGCATTTATACAATGCGCCATATGGAAACTTATTTTGGTGAAGAAAACTGGGATTGCGGCTTCTTATCAAATGAGAAATTTCATAAACCTCAAATTTCTGAGTTGAGGAAGAAATTCTTGACCAAAATGCTGTTGTCAGAAATCAACACCATGAAAGATGATCTTATAAAGCATGCCCTTGAATATGAAAAGATGGATGAtaaagttaaggcagaacatcaaaaaGATTTGAAGGAAAAGATGGATCAAAGGCAAAAAGACtttgtttga
- the LOC110944029 gene encoding protein FAR1-RELATED SEQUENCE 5-like, with the protein MAEEHLNSNFEDVGIEGIISGFQRLSPSTERTFKPSVPSSITPVVGMVFSSLDAAYEFYQIYAKKGGFCVRKGSQTEKNGFIAYKYYTCSKEGHKPFKKFDGVLEVVKDGKKPRKGRNRPSIRTGCNAHIALYSDDGKSYNLYRFVEQHNHTLISQEDMQFVPSSRNLTVMKQKRIYSLSTLNLGPVKSFNIMRTEYGGFEEVGATAVDCKNFKRDLNCFIGEYDAEMIVQRLTNKKEYLRDFSFEYTVDSNGCLTGLFWADEVSKQNYLVFGDVISFDATFKTNKYKMVFVPFTGIDNHFHNVNLGAGLIAKETTESYVWLLTCFLNAFGHQPKVVVTDQDAAMKAAIETVFTDSRHRLCMWHIMKKVADKVGNVLCNDDTFKRRVCNIVWTDAIEPEMFEKEWQEIIHDFGLLQNIWLESMFDLRSMWIPAFYRDEPMSGLMRTTSRSESENQFFGSVSNSQLTLVEFFSHFDMAIEAQRYNHRKNDHDTRNTEYDNWTDSPLEVHAHKLYTRAIFFDVQEEILASFEKCFSVNVKEEGENARFFIRDISAFGNGFFEVLAKVDDEFSASCSCKRFEQYGLLCRHVFLVIRMFEIEEIPEKYILRRWIREAVRNRANCSFFAEDSSNVNIDEANQVVREIMLASECLCNRFFSNNEELIKIRDELKGMIQKADESSKTGLVFKKKDMMASLLGYNLPSTSTVKLPPGIRNKGRGSHRRIKSKKEKAASRMGKRHRGCKVCGMVGHDIRTCSALVRPVVEGAVSTDK; encoded by the exons ATGGCTGAAGAACATTTGAACTCTAATTTTGAAG ATGTTGGAATCGAAGGTATAATTTCAGGTTTTCAGCGTTTGTCGCCTTCTACTGAAAGGACTTTCAAACCTAGTGTACCTTCTTCTATAACACCGGTTGTTGGCATGGTTTTCTCATCTTTGGATGCTGCATATGAGTTTTATCAAATTTATGCCAAGAAAGGAGGATTTTGTGTAAGGAAGGGGTCTCAAACTGAAAAAAATGGTTTCATTGCATATAAGTACTATACATGTTCAAAGGAGGGTCATAAGCCATTTAAGAAGTTTGATGGAGTTCTAGAAGTTGTTAAAGATGGAAAAAAGCCAAGAAAGGGTAGGAATAGGCCCTCTATCCGTACGGGTTGTAATGCACATATTGCATTATATTCTGATGATGGCAAATCGTATAATCTATATAGGTTTGTAGAACAACATAATCATACTTTGATTTCTCAAGAAGATATGCAATTTGTTCCGTCATCAAGGAATTTAACGGTTATGAAACAAAAGAGAATATATTCTTTGTCAACGTTAAACCTAGGTCCTGTAAAGTCATTTAACATCATGAGGACCGAATATGGTGGTTTTGAAGAGGTTGGTGCAACTGCTGTGGACTGCAAGAATTTTAAAAGAGATTTAAACTGTTTCATTGGAGAATACGACGCTGAAATGATTGTTCAAAGATTGACCAATAAGAAAGAATATCTGCGGGATTTTTCATTTGAATATACTGTAGATTCAAATGGTTGTTTGACAGGGTTATTTTGGGCAGATGAAGTTTCTAAACAGAATTATTTGGTTTTTGGTGATGTAATATCATTTGATGCAACTTTCAAAACGAACAA ATACAAAATGGTTTTTGTTCCGTTCACTGGCATTGATAATCATTTTCATAATGTGAATCTTGGAGCTGGTCTAATTGCAAAAGAAACTACTGAGTCTTATGTGTGGTTATTGACATGTTTTTTGAATGCATTTGGTCATCAACCAAAGGTTGTAGTTACGGATCAAGATGCCGCTATGAAGGCAGCAATTGAAACTGTTTTCACGGATAGTAGACATCGATTATGTATGTGGCATATTATGAAGAAAGTAGCGGATAAG gtTGGGAATGTATTGTGTAATGATGATACTTTTAAACGTCGTGTTTGCAATATTGTGTGGACAGATGCAATTGAACCTGAAATGTTTGAGAAGGAATGGCAAGAAATAATTCATGACTTTGGTCTTTTACAGAATATTTGGTTAGAAAGTATGTTTGACTTAAGATCGATGTGGATTCCTGCTTTTTATCGTGATGAACCTATGTCAGGGCTTATGCGTACTACTTCAAGGTCTGAAAGTGAAAATCAATTTTTTGGTAGTGTTTCAAACTCGCAATTGACTCTTGTAGAGTTTTTTAGTCATTTTGATATGGCAATTGAAGCTCAAAGATATAATCATCGAAAAAATGATCATGATACGCGTAATACTGAGTATGATAATTGGACTGATTCTCCTCTTGAAGTACATGCTCATAAGTTGTATACTAGGGCCATATTTTTTGATGTTCAAGAAGAGATCCTTGCTAGTTTTGAGAAATGTTTTTCAGTTAATGTCAAAGAAGAAGGAGAGAATGCAAGGTTCTTTATTAGAGATATTTCGGCTTTTGGAAATGGGTTCTTTGag GTATTAGCTAAAGTTGATGATGAATTTTCTGCTTCGTGTTCTTGTAAAAGATTTGAGCAATACGGGTTATTATGTCGACATGTTTTCCTTGTCATTCGAATGTTTGAAATTGAAGAAATTCCTGAAAAGTACATTTTGAGGCGTTGGATAAGGGAAGCAGTTAGAAATAGAGCCAATTGTTCTTTTTTTGCGGAAGATAGTTCGAATGTCAATATTGATGAGGCAAATCAGGTTGTTCGCGAGATTATGCTTGCTAGTGAATGCCTTTGTAATCGATTTTTTTCAAATAATGAAGAACTGATCAAGATTAGAGATGAACTGAAAGGAATGATTCAAAAGGCAGATGAGAGTAGTAAGACTGGgctggtttttaaaaaaaaagatatgATGGCTTCTCTTCTTGGATATAATCTACCATCAACATCAACTGTTAAACTTCCTCCTGGTATTAGAAACAAGGGACGTGGATCACACAGGAGAATTAAATCCAAAAAAGAGAAAGCAGCTAGTCGTATGGGGAAAAGGCATCGAGGATGTAAGGTATGTGGGATGGTGGGTCATGATATTCGAACATGCAGTGCACTTGTTCGTCCAGTTGTAGAGGGTGCAGTTTCTACAGATAAATAG